A single region of the Mycobacterium lentiflavum genome encodes:
- the iniR gene encoding isoniazid response ATPase/transcriptional regulator IniR produces the protein MLEQVIQALADAATIPVKLVISGGIGTGKTAALAAARDALRGAGLTVLARPPRAGDPPDAARVIDDAHLLTEPDLLSLTECVADPRTTVVVAAEPQQRLRQLTVAMERDRPPISLGPLPVDEDLLACTAGLPFLVRATSESTSAPAQAAGFALIARLRRLDEPDLDALLIMSLTQELGAADVAAALDISATDARQLVDRARASGLIEPSHSPEFLQLVHGAIAQIVGNAHHHEVETALLRSQLDMSTVSLPFALRLAEHGLKDDRLAAILAEQATAARGESTRAARLYQAAIEAGAEGLTSRVADALALNGDCAAAAALADKLLSSPDSAERAAAVRISASVAAHEGSANQAAELFSWLGPHPDALVGAAAAIALASTGDLVAARAALRLKDAGPPTMAARTARSLAEGLLLTMDQPYPAAMTKLGQAITAEQTVNEVLPDSPAALVTLAAIHGGDPVRARSVIGRAVRTGGDALFAPRHTLLSGWIKMQDGQLSSASADVAAVGSAGLHRRDALWAAALQTAIARRSGDPGALQKHWYAGMEVLSEYSIDLFALLPLGELWVGAARIRQVEQVRHALDQAFTLLESLGNPTLWAIPLHWAGVHAGILANAPDLVAPHGQALGAAAGASTLAHALSGSGRTWLRVLANQVDADEVTASARALSHVGLTSDATRLAGQAALQTPDGRVSGAMLQLARDLKLGAAPGDLPTTGMPGDEPDGTAASPSHQPTSGSPLSHREREVAELLLLGMPYRDIGAQLFISAKTVEHHVARIRRRLGAGSRSEMLSMLRAMLAPEG, from the coding sequence ATGCTCGAACAAGTCATCCAGGCCCTGGCCGACGCGGCGACGATTCCGGTGAAGCTCGTGATCAGTGGCGGCATCGGGACCGGCAAGACCGCGGCCCTGGCCGCCGCGCGCGACGCGCTGCGGGGTGCCGGGCTGACCGTGCTCGCGCGCCCACCTCGGGCCGGCGATCCGCCCGACGCCGCGCGGGTGATCGACGACGCTCACCTGCTGACCGAGCCCGACCTGCTCAGCCTCACCGAGTGCGTCGCCGACCCGCGGACCACGGTGGTGGTGGCCGCCGAGCCGCAGCAGCGCCTGCGCCAGCTGACCGTGGCGATGGAGCGGGATCGACCGCCGATATCGCTGGGCCCGCTTCCCGTCGACGAAGACCTTCTGGCATGCACCGCGGGACTCCCCTTTCTGGTGCGCGCAACGTCCGAGAGCACATCCGCCCCGGCGCAAGCAGCCGGCTTCGCCCTGATCGCGCGATTGCGTCGCCTCGACGAACCCGACCTCGACGCGCTGCTCATCATGTCGCTGACCCAAGAGCTAGGAGCAGCTGATGTAGCTGCGGCACTGGATATTTCGGCAACAGACGCACGCCAGCTCGTAGATCGGGCCCGCGCCAGCGGGCTGATCGAGCCCTCGCACTCGCCCGAATTCCTCCAGCTGGTTCATGGCGCGATCGCCCAGATTGTCGGCAATGCCCACCACCACGAGGTCGAAACTGCACTGCTGCGTTCACAATTGGACATGTCGACGGTTTCACTGCCGTTCGCGTTGCGCCTCGCCGAACACGGGCTCAAAGACGACCGGCTAGCGGCCATCCTCGCTGAGCAAGCCACGGCTGCACGCGGCGAATCTACCAGGGCCGCAAGGCTTTACCAGGCTGCCATTGAGGCCGGCGCCGAAGGGCTAACGTCTCGGGTCGCCGACGCGCTGGCCCTCAACGGGGACTGTGCCGCCGCGGCAGCACTGGCCGACAAGCTGCTGAGCTCACCCGATTCGGCCGAACGCGCTGCAGCGGTTCGGATTTCGGCCAGCGTTGCAGCCCACGAGGGCAGCGCGAATCAGGCGGCGGAATTGTTCAGCTGGCTGGGCCCGCACCCGGACGCACTGGTCGGTGCCGCCGCCGCGATCGCGCTGGCCTCGACCGGTGATCTGGTAGCGGCGCGTGCCGCGCTGCGCCTCAAGGACGCTGGCCCGCCGACGATGGCCGCCCGCACCGCGCGCAGTCTGGCGGAGGGGTTGCTGCTGACGATGGACCAGCCGTATCCGGCCGCGATGACGAAATTGGGCCAGGCCATCACGGCCGAACAGACCGTGAACGAAGTCCTTCCTGACAGTCCGGCCGCTCTGGTGACCCTGGCCGCGATCCACGGCGGCGATCCGGTCCGCGCCCGCAGCGTGATCGGCCGCGCCGTGCGCACCGGCGGTGACGCGCTGTTTGCACCTCGGCACACCTTGCTGTCCGGCTGGATCAAGATGCAGGACGGGCAGCTGTCGTCGGCCAGCGCCGACGTCGCGGCGGTCGGTTCGGCAGGGTTGCACCGGCGCGACGCGTTGTGGGCGGCGGCACTGCAGACGGCGATCGCGCGTCGTAGCGGCGACCCCGGCGCGCTGCAAAAGCATTGGTACGCAGGCATGGAGGTGCTGTCCGAGTACTCCATCGACCTGTTCGCGCTGCTGCCGTTGGGCGAATTGTGGGTGGGCGCCGCCCGAATACGCCAGGTCGAACAGGTGCGCCACGCCTTGGATCAGGCGTTCACCCTGCTGGAATCGCTGGGCAACCCGACCTTGTGGGCAATCCCACTGCATTGGGCCGGCGTGCACGCGGGAATCCTCGCCAACGCGCCGGATTTGGTTGCCCCGCATGGGCAGGCGCTGGGTGCTGCGGCCGGAGCCAGCACCCTCGCGCACGCCCTGTCGGGTTCCGGCCGCACCTGGCTACGTGTCCTGGCCAACCAGGTCGACGCCGACGAGGTCACCGCGTCGGCCCGGGCGCTGTCGCATGTCGGGCTGACCTCGGATGCGACCCGGCTAGCCGGGCAGGCCGCGCTGCAGACACCCGACGGCAGGGTGTCCGGAGCGATGCTGCAACTGGCCCGGGATCTCAAATTGGGCGCGGCCCCAGGCGACCTTCCCACCACCGGGATGCCCGGCGACGAACCCGACGGCACCGCTGCGTCGCCCTCCCACCAGCCAACCTCGGGATCGCCGCTGTCGCATCGCGAACGCGAAGTCGCCGAACTCCTATTGTTGGGCATGCCATACCGCGACATCGGCGCCCAACTGTTCATCTCGGCGAAGACCGTTGAGCACCACGTAGCCCGTATTCGCCGTCGGCTGGGCGCTGGCTCACGCTCGGAAATGTTGTCTATGTTACGTGCCATGCTCGCCCCAGAAGGCTAA
- a CDS encoding Rv0340 family IniB-related protein — MANSLLDFVISLVRDPDAAARYAANPAQSIADAHLTDVTSADVNNLIPMVTDSLSMGTPAGPALGVPVPDHGNVWASGAAAAALDAFTPHTPTGIVDSHGPASSVIHPPSTPAPVQPPADPRPFGIDSPAASVQFTGSETPDSPVDHGGVPAHDPGLWDHQVTHPHPGEPDHHDFGLHG; from the coding sequence ATGGCAAACTCATTGCTCGACTTCGTGATTTCGCTGGTCCGCGACCCCGATGCTGCGGCGCGCTATGCGGCCAACCCCGCGCAGTCCATCGCGGATGCTCATCTTACCGATGTGACCAGCGCCGATGTGAATAACCTGATTCCAATGGTGACGGATTCGCTGTCGATGGGTACTCCCGCCGGGCCTGCCTTGGGCGTGCCCGTCCCCGATCACGGAAACGTCTGGGCAAGCGGCGCGGCCGCCGCCGCCCTGGATGCATTCACGCCGCACACCCCCACGGGAATCGTCGATTCGCATGGCCCGGCGAGCAGCGTGATCCATCCGCCGTCGACCCCCGCGCCCGTCCAGCCGCCGGCTGATCCGCGGCCCTTCGGCATTGACTCTCCGGCGGCATCGGTGCAGTTCACGGGGTCTGAGACGCCAGATAGTCCGGTCGATCACGGGGGAGTCCCGGCCCATGACCCGGGCCTCTGGGATCACCAGGTCACCCACCCGCACCCCGGCGAGCCCGACCACCACGACTTCGGCCTGCACGGCTGA
- a CDS encoding dynamin-like GTPase family protein codes for MTQASDPRRVSVIVELIDHTIAIAELNDRNDLKQRLVRARERITDPQIRVVIAGQLKQGKSQLLNSLLNLPVARVGDDEATVVITVVSHGDPPSARLIVAAGPNGEPVPVDIPVDDISTDLRRAPQAGNREVLRIEIGAPSPLLQGGLAFIDTPGVGGHGQPHLSATLGLLPNADALIMVSDTSQELTEPEMWFIRQAHRICPVAVLAATKTDLYPHWRDIVDANTAHLQRAGVSMPILPVSSLLRSHAVTSNDTELNEESNFPAIVKFLSERVLSGESDRVRDEVLRDIRSAAEQLTMAAGSELAVVNDPGLRDRLADDLERRKRDALDALEQTALWQQVLNDGFTDLSTDVDHDMRARFRALTEDIERQIDSCDPTRHWAEIGSDVEEAVATAVGDNFVWAYQRAEELADAVANSFAAAGLDSVLTPELNQRAMGEDFGQLKSVSDLESKPAGKGQKMVSGLRGSYGGVVMIGMLSSVAGLGLFNPLSVGAGLILGRMAYKEDKENRLLRARAEAKTNVRRFVDDVSFVVGKESRDRLKIIHRTLRDHYRDIANEISRSLNESLQSTIAAAHVEEAERDAKIRELERQLNILNQVIDNVDKLTPQVTVGRV; via the coding sequence GTGACTCAAGCCAGTGATCCGAGGCGCGTCAGCGTGATCGTCGAGTTGATCGACCACACCATCGCAATCGCCGAACTCAACGACCGCAATGACCTCAAGCAGCGGCTGGTGCGCGCCCGCGAGCGCATCACCGACCCGCAGATCCGGGTGGTCATCGCGGGGCAACTCAAGCAGGGCAAGAGTCAGCTGCTCAACTCGTTGCTCAACCTGCCGGTGGCGCGCGTCGGCGACGACGAGGCCACCGTCGTGATCACCGTCGTCAGCCACGGCGACCCGCCGTCGGCCCGGCTGATCGTCGCCGCGGGCCCCAACGGCGAGCCCGTACCCGTCGACATCCCGGTCGACGACATCAGCACCGATCTGCGACGAGCGCCGCAAGCCGGCAACCGGGAAGTGCTGCGCATCGAGATCGGTGCCCCCAGCCCGCTGCTGCAGGGGGGCTTGGCCTTCATCGACACCCCGGGGGTGGGTGGCCATGGGCAGCCGCACTTGTCGGCGACGCTCGGACTGCTGCCCAACGCGGACGCACTGATCATGGTCAGCGACACCAGCCAGGAATTGACCGAACCCGAGATGTGGTTCATCCGGCAGGCGCACCGGATCTGCCCGGTCGCCGTATTGGCGGCCACCAAGACCGACCTTTATCCGCACTGGCGCGACATCGTCGACGCCAACACCGCGCACTTGCAGCGCGCCGGTGTATCGATGCCAATCCTGCCGGTCTCGTCGCTGCTGCGCAGTCACGCCGTCACATCCAATGACACCGAACTCAACGAGGAATCCAACTTCCCGGCGATCGTGAAGTTCCTCAGCGAGCGGGTGCTCTCCGGTGAGAGCGACCGGGTGCGCGACGAGGTTCTTCGCGATATCCGTTCGGCGGCAGAACAATTGACGATGGCTGCGGGCTCGGAACTCGCGGTCGTCAACGATCCGGGGCTTCGTGACCGGCTCGCCGACGACCTGGAGCGACGCAAGCGTGACGCGCTGGACGCGCTGGAACAGACCGCGCTGTGGCAGCAGGTGCTCAATGACGGCTTCACCGACCTGAGCACTGACGTCGATCACGACATGCGGGCCCGGTTCCGCGCGCTCACCGAGGACATCGAGCGCCAGATCGATTCGTGCGACCCGACCCGGCATTGGGCCGAAATCGGCAGCGACGTCGAGGAAGCGGTGGCCACCGCTGTCGGGGACAACTTCGTCTGGGCCTACCAACGCGCCGAGGAGCTGGCCGACGCCGTGGCGAATTCGTTCGCGGCGGCGGGGCTGGATTCAGTGCTAACGCCCGAGCTGAATCAACGCGCGATGGGCGAGGACTTCGGCCAGCTCAAGTCGGTGTCCGACCTGGAGTCCAAGCCGGCGGGCAAGGGTCAGAAGATGGTGAGCGGACTGCGTGGTTCCTATGGCGGCGTGGTGATGATCGGCATGTTGTCCTCGGTGGCGGGGCTCGGCCTGTTCAACCCGTTGTCGGTGGGCGCCGGGCTGATCCTTGGCCGCATGGCCTACAAGGAGGACAAGGAAAACCGGCTGCTGCGGGCGCGTGCCGAGGCCAAGACGAATGTGCGGCGCTTCGTCGACGACGTCTCGTTCGTGGTGGGCAAGGAATCTCGCGACAGGCTCAAGATCATCCACCGCACGCTGCGCGACCATTACCGCGACATCGCCAATGAGATCTCCCGTTCGCTTAACGAATCGCTGCAGTCCACCATCGCCGCGGCGCATGTGGAAGAAGCCGAACGCGACGCCAAGATCCGGGAACTCGAGCGGCAGTTGAATATCCTGAACCAGGTCATCGACAATGTGGACAAACTAACGCCACAGGTGACCGTAGGACGGGTGTGA
- the iniC gene encoding isoniazid-induced dynamin-like GTPase IniC, protein MSTSDRVRAILGGTVQAYRGEPAFRNRPEVFYELDRIGARLNEPIRIALAGTLKAGKSTLLNALVGQDIAPTDATEATRIVTWFRHGPTPKVTANHWGGRHSNVPINHSAGLTFDFRTLNPADVADLDVEWPAEELVETTIIDTPGTSSLTREASDRTLRLLVPPDGVPRVDAVVFLLRTLNAADIALLKQIGQLVGGSAGALGIIGVASRADEIGAGRIDAMLSAADVAQRFTKEMNETGICQAVVPVSGLLALTARTLRQSEFIALQKLAAADKTELSKAMLSVDRFVRVESPLPVDAATRAQLLDRFGMFGLRISLAVLATGVADAVGLADELLERSGLVALREVIDQQFAQRADMLKAHTALVSLRRFVEAFPIVATPYVIADIDPLLADTHAFEELRLLSQLSSRPTSLNDEELASLRRIIGGSGTRPASRLGLDPENKNPGEGPRAAFAAAQRWRRRAEHPLNDPFTTRACRAAVRSAEAMVADFHGANIAPQ, encoded by the coding sequence GTGAGCACTAGCGATCGAGTCCGTGCGATTTTGGGCGGGACCGTCCAGGCCTACCGTGGTGAGCCCGCGTTCCGGAACCGGCCCGAAGTTTTCTACGAACTGGACCGCATCGGCGCGCGGCTGAACGAGCCGATTCGCATCGCCCTGGCCGGCACGCTCAAGGCCGGAAAGTCCACTCTGCTCAACGCTTTGGTGGGCCAAGACATCGCCCCGACCGACGCCACCGAGGCCACCCGTATCGTGACCTGGTTCCGGCACGGCCCTACCCCGAAGGTTACCGCAAACCATTGGGGTGGAAGGCATTCCAATGTGCCGATCAACCACAGCGCCGGGCTGACGTTCGACTTCCGGACACTCAACCCGGCCGACGTGGCCGATCTGGATGTCGAGTGGCCCGCCGAAGAGCTGGTCGAGACCACGATCATCGACACCCCGGGAACGTCGTCGCTGACGCGTGAGGCCTCCGATCGCACACTGAGGTTGCTGGTGCCCCCCGACGGGGTGCCGCGGGTCGACGCCGTGGTCTTCTTGCTGCGCACCCTCAACGCCGCAGATATCGCCCTGCTCAAGCAGATTGGGCAACTCGTCGGCGGATCCGCGGGCGCGCTGGGCATCATCGGTGTGGCGTCGCGGGCCGACGAGATCGGCGCGGGCCGCATCGACGCGATGCTCTCGGCCGCCGACGTCGCGCAGCGGTTCACCAAGGAGATGAACGAGACCGGCATCTGCCAAGCCGTGGTGCCGGTCTCGGGGCTGTTGGCGCTGACCGCGCGCACGCTACGGCAAAGCGAGTTCATCGCCCTGCAGAAGCTGGCCGCGGCCGACAAGACCGAACTCAGTAAGGCCATGCTCAGCGTGGACCGTTTCGTTCGTGTCGAGAGCCCGCTGCCCGTCGACGCGGCGACCCGTGCCCAATTGCTGGACCGGTTCGGCATGTTCGGACTGCGGATTTCCCTCGCGGTGTTGGCTACCGGTGTCGCCGACGCGGTGGGGCTGGCCGACGAATTGCTGGAGCGCAGTGGGCTGGTGGCGCTGCGTGAGGTCATCGATCAGCAATTCGCGCAACGCGCCGACATGCTCAAGGCACACACCGCGCTGGTGTCGTTGCGCCGGTTCGTAGAGGCGTTCCCGATCGTCGCGACGCCCTACGTCATCGCCGACATCGACCCGCTACTGGCCGACACGCACGCATTCGAAGAGCTTCGGCTGCTCAGCCAATTATCCTCTCGTCCAACATCTTTGAATGACGAAGAGCTGGCGTCGCTGCGCCGGATCATCGGCGGATCGGGCACCCGCCCGGCCAGCCGGCTAGGCCTGGACCCCGAGAACAAAAACCCCGGCGAGGGGCCACGGGCGGCGTTCGCCGCGGCGCAGCGCTGGCGCCGCCGGGCCGAGCATCCGCTCAACGACCCATTCACCACCAGGGCGTGCCGCGCCGCGGTGCGCAGCGCCGAGGCGATGGTCGCCGACTTCCACGGCGCCAACATCGCGCCTCAGTAG
- a CDS encoding Hsp70 family protein: MSESLGLSIGTANLVAARAGGDAVTRSSVLTLFDQRASEVGLPEERPDAAEAGLVMRGFVERVGDRTPLVAADGTKYLGDALTVEALEAMARTVDYGTPVTIAIPAYWSPEQSTALREEFFAQPGLAPGGVPPALISDATAALTALRAEPDFPTEGIVALCDFGASGTTVTLSDAGSDFAQIGPSMRYSEFSGDGIDQLILDHMRDRAPSDTSGGLASTTRMGSLARLLDQYRAAKEQLSTATVTTVPAVTGEDIELSRNEFEELIAGPLNDFITGIENMLQRNEIPTERLAAVATVGGGAAIPLLATRLSERLGVPIRTAPRPALTAALGAASFGQQHPVPGAVPSPVVETPTQLAAAAPADMTQVMPNARIEEERPLAWSEDDDEEDPVPYTGPEHSGQYVRDAMDFDDEEPYGAPPPVWYKRTAIVLSLAAAAMAILVAVILALTLGEESPRPVQTPTPTQPTAPPPEQTVTVTESTETVTAPPPPPPSTTPTTTEVPTTTYQPPPTTTYQPPPTTTVPPPTTTVPPPLPTERERPHWPWRRY; this comes from the coding sequence ATGTCCGAGTCGCTCGGGTTGTCCATCGGGACGGCCAATCTGGTCGCCGCCCGTGCGGGTGGCGATGCGGTGACTCGCAGCTCCGTGCTCACCCTGTTTGACCAGCGGGCATCAGAAGTCGGCCTGCCGGAGGAACGTCCAGATGCGGCCGAAGCCGGCCTGGTGATGCGGGGATTCGTCGAACGGGTCGGGGACCGCACTCCGCTGGTGGCAGCCGATGGGACGAAGTACCTGGGCGACGCCCTGACGGTCGAAGCGCTCGAGGCGATGGCCCGGACCGTCGACTACGGAACACCGGTCACGATCGCGATACCCGCGTACTGGTCGCCGGAGCAGTCCACGGCACTGCGTGAGGAATTCTTCGCCCAACCGGGCCTGGCGCCGGGCGGCGTACCGCCGGCGCTGATCTCCGATGCCACCGCCGCGCTCACCGCGCTGCGGGCCGAACCTGACTTCCCCACCGAGGGCATCGTCGCGTTGTGCGACTTCGGCGCCAGCGGCACCACCGTGACGCTGAGCGACGCCGGGTCGGACTTTGCCCAGATCGGGCCGTCGATGCGGTACTCCGAATTCTCCGGCGACGGGATCGACCAACTGATCCTCGATCACATGCGGGACCGCGCCCCGAGCGACACCTCCGGCGGGCTGGCCAGCACGACACGGATGGGATCGCTGGCCCGCCTGCTCGATCAGTACCGCGCTGCCAAGGAGCAGCTGTCGACAGCGACTGTCACCACGGTCCCTGCCGTAACCGGCGAGGATATCGAGTTGTCCCGCAACGAATTCGAGGAGCTGATCGCCGGGCCGCTGAACGATTTCATCACCGGCATCGAAAACATGCTGCAGCGCAACGAGATTCCGACCGAACGCCTGGCCGCCGTGGCCACCGTCGGCGGCGGGGCCGCCATCCCACTGCTGGCCACCCGGCTGTCCGAACGTCTCGGGGTGCCGATCCGCACCGCACCGCGCCCCGCCCTCACCGCCGCCCTCGGCGCGGCCAGCTTCGGTCAGCAGCACCCCGTGCCGGGCGCGGTGCCGAGCCCAGTCGTCGAGACCCCGACGCAATTGGCCGCCGCGGCGCCGGCCGACATGACCCAAGTCATGCCAAACGCCCGGATCGAAGAAGAGCGTCCCCTGGCCTGGTCGGAGGATGACGACGAGGAAGATCCCGTCCCCTACACCGGGCCCGAGCATAGTGGCCAATATGTCCGGGACGCAATGGATTTCGATGACGAAGAACCTTACGGTGCTCCGCCGCCGGTATGGTACAAGCGCACCGCCATCGTCTTGAGCCTGGCCGCCGCGGCCATGGCCATACTCGTTGCCGTGATCCTGGCGTTGACCCTCGGCGAGGAGAGCCCCCGCCCGGTGCAGACCCCGACGCCGACCCAGCCGACCGCCCCGCCGCCCGAGCAAACGGTGACCGTGACCGAGTCGACCGAGACGGTGACCGCGCCGCCACCACCGCCGCCGTCGACGACCCCGACCACCACCGAGGTGCCCACGACGACATATCAGCCGCCGCCCACCACGACCTATCAGCCGCCGCCCACGACGACGGTCCCACCGCCAACCACGACCGTTCCGCCGCCGCTGCCGACCGAACGGGAGCGGCCGCACTGGCCGTGGCGGCGCTACTGA
- a CDS encoding oligopeptide transporter substrate-binding protein encodes MARHAPADYFVDDEPTVYIHYGEDGSTEPDPDDPIPGWRKPIALAGWGVLIAVLIALIVWGIIQLIHGAPPQEPVTNPTPATATTTVPRPSSTASVAPPQSSAPPVTTPTDAPTASTEDTLPSTATTTATTPSGQTYPLPQLPSVITLPALPGLPTEITLPPGL; translated from the coding sequence ATGGCAAGGCACGCGCCGGCAGACTATTTCGTCGACGACGAACCGACCGTCTACATCCACTACGGAGAAGACGGCAGCACGGAGCCCGACCCTGACGACCCGATTCCCGGTTGGCGTAAACCGATTGCGTTGGCCGGGTGGGGCGTCCTCATCGCGGTCCTGATCGCGCTGATCGTCTGGGGCATCATCCAGCTCATACATGGCGCCCCGCCGCAGGAGCCGGTAACCAACCCCACCCCCGCGACCGCCACCACCACGGTGCCCCGGCCGTCGAGCACCGCCAGCGTGGCTCCGCCGCAATCGAGCGCGCCGCCGGTCACCACACCCACCGACGCTCCGACGGCGTCCACCGAGGACACGCTGCCGTCGACCGCCACCACCACCGCGACCACGCCGTCGGGCCAGACGTACCCATTGCCACAGCTGCCGTCCGTGATCACGCTGCCCGCGCTGCCCGGGCTACCGACCGAGATCACGCTGCCGCCCGGTCTGTGA
- a CDS encoding nucleotidyltransferase family protein yields MRHHGSVAQFTGVLLAAGAGRRYGKPKVLVEGWLDIAVGALRDGGCSDVVLVLGAAEVAAPPGVTAITAPQWHDGLSASVRAGLAEADRMGADYAVVHVIDTPDVGPDVVARVLGRVTDTGLARAYFGDRPGHPVVIARRHWPEVLARISGDNGAGTYLRGRHDVEIVDCGDLAGGHDVDEPG; encoded by the coding sequence CTGAGGCATCATGGGAGTGTGGCGCAGTTCACCGGAGTGTTGCTGGCCGCGGGCGCCGGCCGCCGGTACGGGAAGCCCAAAGTCTTGGTCGAGGGCTGGCTGGACATCGCGGTCGGGGCGCTGCGCGACGGGGGGTGTTCCGACGTCGTCCTGGTCTTGGGGGCCGCCGAGGTCGCGGCCCCGCCCGGCGTCACGGCCATCACCGCGCCGCAATGGCACGACGGGCTCAGCGCGTCGGTGCGCGCCGGGCTGGCCGAGGCCGACCGGATGGGCGCCGACTACGCCGTGGTGCACGTGATCGACACTCCCGACGTGGGCCCCGACGTCGTCGCGCGGGTGCTCGGCCGCGTCACGGACACCGGGCTGGCGCGCGCGTACTTCGGCGACCGGCCGGGGCATCCGGTGGTTATCGCGCGCCGGCACTGGCCCGAGGTGCTGGCCCGGATCTCCGGAGACAACGGCGCCGGGACGTATCTGCGCGGCCGCCACGACGTCGAGATCGTCGACTGCGGTGACCTCGCCGGCGGTCACGACGTCGACGAGCCCGGCTAA
- a CDS encoding amidohydrolase family protein, with product MRTIALEEHYATAGFLRGPGSWLASRAGVIEAIADLGDDRIAAMDEAGIDLAVLSLAAPGVEQLDGSEAAPLARDCNDELAAAVARYPERLAGFACVPISAPNAAADELERAMRTLGFKGAVINGHSQGRYLDDPFFEPILDRAARLHAPIYLHPTIPPAGVIESSYAGFSPAVTFAFATVGWGWHINTATHLLRLILGGVFDRYPALQIVIGHMGEATSFMLPRFDATLTPELTGLEHPVSTYLRRNVHYTFANFNDEATYANLVAQVGIDRVAFSADYPFGSMKAARAFLDGLPLSDDDRARISHRNAEKLLGL from the coding sequence GTGCGGACCATCGCACTCGAAGAGCATTACGCCACAGCGGGATTCCTGCGCGGACCGGGGAGCTGGCTTGCGTCGCGCGCCGGCGTGATCGAGGCCATCGCCGATCTCGGCGACGACCGCATCGCCGCGATGGACGAGGCCGGTATCGATCTGGCGGTGCTGTCGCTGGCCGCGCCCGGTGTCGAGCAGCTGGACGGCTCGGAAGCCGCCCCGCTGGCCCGCGACTGCAACGACGAACTCGCGGCGGCGGTCGCCCGGTACCCCGAGCGGCTGGCGGGCTTTGCGTGCGTGCCGATCAGCGCGCCCAACGCGGCGGCCGACGAATTGGAGCGGGCGATGCGCACGCTCGGCTTCAAGGGCGCGGTGATCAACGGACACAGCCAAGGTCGCTATCTGGACGACCCGTTCTTCGAGCCGATTCTCGATCGCGCGGCGCGGCTTCACGCTCCGATCTACCTGCACCCGACCATCCCGCCGGCGGGCGTCATCGAATCCAGCTACGCGGGTTTCTCCCCCGCGGTGACGTTCGCATTCGCGACGGTGGGCTGGGGCTGGCACATCAACACCGCCACACATCTGCTGCGGCTGATTCTCGGTGGCGTGTTCGACCGCTACCCGGCGTTGCAGATCGTGATCGGGCACATGGGCGAGGCGACGTCGTTCATGCTGCCGCGCTTCGACGCCACGCTGACGCCGGAATTGACCGGACTCGAACACCCCGTCAGCACCTACCTGCGACGCAATGTGCACTACACCTTCGCCAACTTCAACGACGAAGCGACATACGCCAATCTGGTCGCTCAGGTGGGGATCGACCGAGTGGCGTTCTCGGCCGACTACCCGTTCGGGTCGATGAAGGCAGCCCGCGCGTTCCTGGACGGGCTCCCCCTGAGCGACGACGACCGGGCGCGCATCAGCCATCGCAACGCCGAGAAGCTGCTGGGTCTGTGA